From the Nitrospinaceae bacterium genome, the window CGAGGACTGCCCCTGCGCCACGCGGCAGAGGGCGTCGATCTTGGACCAACTTCCTTCCGATAAAGAAGCGGAAGAACTGGAAACGAGGAGGAGGCAACGGGAAGCAGAAAAAAGGAAGTTGCAAGAAAGGCTTAGGGTCATAGGTGGAGGGATTAATTATAGTAAATATAATTTGGGCCTTACCAGAGAAAACCTCCCTAGGCTACGGCGCAATCTTGATCGTGTGAGAAACTTAAGAGACAGTCCTGATTTGTCGGAAGAGGATATTCAGAAATATCGAGACCGCGTGAACGAACTCAAAGGACATATCGAAACATCAGAATCGACAATTAGGGAAAACGAAGAACGTTTGTTTGAACTTCAACGTGAAAGGGCTGAGATCGAAGGTCAACTGGATCGATTGAACAGCGAGACTGCCGAAAGAAGCGGCCCTTCGATCATGGATGAGCTGGAAAAGGGAAGGCAAAGAACTCCTTGCGATTGCGGGACGACCACAGTGCGGCTGGTGAACGTTTCGCCCTTCTCCCTCTTAGGAGTGCGTTAGCAGAAAGCAAATATTAAGGGTTCTTTGGTCCGTTAAATTAATCGGCCTCTACCCAAAACTCGAAATCTATTAGTGACCCCAAGGGGATTTGAACCTTGGACTAGTTTCCCTGTGCTCCGAAAAAAGTAGATTCCCCATAAAATAAATGACTTAACAGCATCGTTGAATTGAGAAATTTTAGGGTTTTGGCCTAAGAAAGGGTTTTTTTAAGCGGCTTCTTCAACTAGCGGCACGATTATTAAATAAGTCACGAATCGGGCCGGGTACAAGAACCTGAATTATCGGGTTAGGAATGCAACACGGGCAATGGTTTCCGGGCTCATGGTGAAATTGGTAGCGGGTTTTAGAGCATGTCCAAGAAGCAAGAATCCTCTCATTCAGCATGGACCGACATGAGGGGGGCACGTCAAATTAAAAACAAGCCCACCCCACTCGGTAGGTGGATTCTTCCCAGCAGCTTCATCAGGTGTTTTTAGATTTAACAGGGCTCGAGTTATGGGAGTTAAAAATCGCAGGATTGTTAGGTGACCAACAGGATCTTTCTGGAAATATTGCCAGGCGGCTCTGCTTTAAACTCTTATTTTCCGATAACGATTAAATAAGCCCCCACAACGGAAAGCACCCCTCCCGTGACCACTCTCCAGGTGATGGCTTCTTCCTTTCGAAAGAAGAACCAGGAAAATATGATGACAAAGAGAACGGACAGGCGGTTAATGGGAACGACCTGGACGATTTCCCCCATCTGAACGGCCCCCCAGAAACAAAGCGCGGCGGCGGCGTTAAATACCCCACCCACCACGGCAATCGATATTCCACCGCCATTCCAGCGCTTGCCGGTTTCTTCCGTCGTGAAACAAAGGATGCCCGTCATTAGGAAGGTGGCGGTCCCGGTGGATATCCCCATACCGAGCGGCGAAGATGGGATCCAGGCCAGACCGTACCGCCGAACGATAAATGCCAGCGCAAAGGTGAGGGCCGTTAAAAGGGGTACGATGTAATAGGTCAGGGGGATTTTTTTTTGTAGCTTCTCCCCCTCCCAGACGAGAAGGGCGCCGCCGACCATGATCAAAAGCGATCCGGCGATGATGCCGGTGGTCAGGTGTTCTCCAAGAAATATGACAGAAAGGCCCGTGGACCAGACGAGGATGGATTGCATCACAATGGAGGTTCGGGTAACGCCGACAATCCGTTGGGAGACGAAACTCATGTATCGGCCAAACAGGGAACCGACGAGTCCGTTCGCCACGAACCAGAGGATCCCCTGTATCGGCCATTGCTCCACCCCGGGGCCCATCTGGTAGAAAACCACGGCGAAAAGGACGGACACGCCATTCACCAGGGCGGTGATGACGTTTGGGTTGATGCGGCCAAGCGCTTTTTGGTAAAGCGTGCGCGAAATCGCAACTAAAAAAGCGGCGATGAGCGCAAGCATGTTTGGGTGGATGGTCTCGAGCAATTCGATGTCCAGGGATTCGGAGTCAGTATGAAACGGTGTTTCAACTTGCCGCCGGTCAATCGTCTTTATCGAAATTCGATAATAGCGGTTCGAGTGGCGTTAGCCTAGCATAGTTCGGGTTGTGCTCCGCAAAAAGTAGATTCCCCATAAAATGAATAACTTAACAAC encodes:
- a CDS encoding DMT family transporter; this translates as MLETIHPNMLALIAAFLVAISRTLYQKALGRINPNVITALVNGVSVLFAVVFYQMGPGVEQWPIQGILWFVANGLVGSLFGRYMSFVSQRIVGVTRTSIVMQSILVWSTGLSVIFLGEHLTTGIIAGSLLIMVGGALLVWEGEKLQKKIPLTYYIVPLLTALTFALAFIVRRYGLAWIPSSPLGMGISTGTATFLMTGILCFTTEETGKRWNGGGISIAVVGGVFNAAAALCFWGAVQMGEIVQVVPINRLSVLFVIIFSWFFFRKEEAITWRVVTGGVLSVVGAYLIVIGK